Proteins encoded by one window of Nitrospiria bacterium:
- a CDS encoding KH domain-containing protein has protein sequence MKELIENIAKSLVDKPEDVSVKETEGEKTTIIELRVCQEDLGKIIGKQGRTARAMRTLLNAAGTKMGKRCVLEILE, from the coding sequence ATGAAGGAGCTCATAGAGAATATCGCAAAATCTTTGGTTGATAAACCTGAGGACGTTTCGGTGAAAGAGACCGAGGGAGAGAAAACCACAATCATTGAGCTTCGGGTTTGCCAGGAAGACCTTGGAAAAATAATTGGGAAGCAGGGGCGAACCGCGCGGGCCATGCGCACCCTCCTCAATGCGGCGGGAACAAAAATGGGAAAACGGTGTGTGTTGGAGATCCTGGAGTAG
- the rimM gene encoding ribosome maturation factor RimM (Essential for efficient processing of 16S rRNA), with translation MKKECVVIGKIIGTHGLGGVVKVVPLTSLDKRFEDLHEVMVEGVSGNRAIFHIERLQYQNEFLLLKFKELESESQAETMVNGTLQIFEQDLAPLPKGSYYHFELLGMQVYTVEGKWLGELQNIFPTGSNDVYVVQDGKQEHLIPGIREVVQEVDVLNKKMKIHVIDGLLEDNGL, from the coding sequence ATGAAAAAAGAGTGTGTCGTCATCGGAAAAATAATTGGGACCCATGGTTTAGGAGGAGTGGTCAAGGTGGTTCCCCTTACCTCTTTGGACAAGCGTTTTGAGGATCTTCATGAGGTGATGGTCGAGGGTGTGAGTGGAAACCGGGCCATTTTTCATATTGAACGCTTGCAGTATCAAAACGAATTTCTCTTGCTGAAATTTAAGGAATTGGAATCTGAATCCCAAGCAGAAACAATGGTAAACGGAACCCTGCAAATTTTTGAACAGGATCTAGCTCCCCTTCCGAAGGGCAGTTATTATCATTTTGAACTTTTAGGAATGCAGGTTTACACCGTGGAGGGAAAATGGCTGGGGGAGCTTCAGAACATTTTTCCAACAGGTAGTAACGATGTGTATGTGGTTCAGGATGGAAAACAGGAACATTTGATTCCCGGTATCCGGGAAGTGGTTCAGGAGGTGGATGTTTTGAACAAAAAAATGAAAATTCATGTGATAGACGGGTTATTGGAAGACAATGGATTGTAA